The following are encoded together in the Flammeovirga agarivorans genome:
- a CDS encoding type III pantothenate kinase, which yields MNKRVAIDIGNTLIKVGYFKDNELIEVGVYDDDVKLIQALYGFSCEWIGVANVGSNDNNLIQQLKKDFKVLEITSGSHLPFKNVYATPTTLGVDRIAAIAAAQEIYPNSNCLVIDIGTCVTFDFITEGNEYLGGAISPGIDMRLKAMHTFTAKLPMISVEHLDQELVGNSTTNCMLSGAINGLTAEIEGTILRYEKKFGRINTLLCGGVANTFESKLNSSIFADRNLVLKGIDSILRLHVQTN from the coding sequence ATGAACAAGAGAGTAGCCATTGATATAGGTAACACCTTGATTAAAGTTGGTTATTTCAAAGACAACGAATTAATAGAAGTTGGTGTCTATGATGATGACGTTAAACTTATTCAAGCACTATATGGTTTCTCTTGTGAATGGATAGGGGTCGCAAATGTTGGTTCAAACGATAATAATTTGATTCAGCAGCTAAAAAAAGATTTCAAAGTATTGGAGATAACATCAGGTAGTCACCTACCCTTTAAGAATGTATACGCCACTCCAACTACTTTAGGAGTTGATAGAATAGCCGCAATTGCAGCTGCTCAAGAAATCTATCCTAATTCAAACTGTCTTGTTATAGATATTGGAACGTGTGTAACCTTTGATTTCATTACAGAAGGTAATGAATATCTTGGTGGTGCGATATCCCCAGGTATTGACATGCGACTAAAGGCGATGCACACGTTTACGGCAAAATTGCCTATGATATCTGTAGAACATCTTGATCAAGAATTAGTCGGTAATAGCACAACAAATTGTATGCTCTCTGGAGCTATCAATGGATTAACTGCTGAAATAGAAGGAACAATCCTTCGTTATGAAAAAAAATTTGGCAGAATTAATACTTTGTTGTGTGGTGGAGTAGCAAATACTTTTGAATCTAAATTAAATTCAAGCATCTTTGCTGACCGAAATCTGGTTCTCAAAGGAATCGATAGTATTCTGAGATTACATGTACAAACGAATTAA
- a CDS encoding cation:proton antiporter codes for MVELASLIGLGFFAQWLGWKVKIPAILPLILIGLLVGPVSTLFTPDGAKFIDGDKIFHGDLMFDVVNLSVGLILFEGGMTLKIKETKNLGGVIWRILIFGTIITLIGGALATHYIMGFSYRIAFLFGGLIIVSGPTVVGPMLRNIKPNNRINTILKWEGILIDPIGALTAILIFDFVLSGQPNELFTFFALKGFILLTLAGLFVGGVASFITIKMLNDRNILPEHLKNTIILGAVIGTFALSDMLHAESGLLAVTVYGMIIGNSKVASLKSILHFTEDITVILISFLFVMLSSRMQVDDLLALVNTKSALLFIVIIYVIRPLVVLSSTIGTSLSWRERIFISYISPRGIVAAGVASLFTIKLTTGSVPINEMQVEEAKMLLPLTFMIIVGTVVIQGLTAKPLAKALKVTRKEPNGILFLGASEVGRFIAKILKKYDIPVMMSDTSKPNIREAQGQGIKTYEGSILSEGALEFVDFSAYGQLFSTTSNDEINILGNRTISSELGMNKVFRLASRNEVRMNTLQKPQHLLFQGKYDFIGLTHLIRRKHIVKNVKSEQYYDQEESLKLLSTFDLPIFILHANHYITPVTDSLSEINEGDEIIYLEFTNS; via the coding sequence ATGGTAGAACTTGCCTCATTAATTGGCTTAGGCTTTTTTGCACAATGGCTTGGATGGAAGGTAAAAATACCTGCTATCCTCCCCTTAATTTTAATTGGTCTTCTAGTTGGACCAGTATCTACACTCTTTACACCTGATGGTGCTAAGTTTATCGATGGTGATAAAATTTTCCATGGTGATTTAATGTTCGATGTGGTCAACTTATCAGTAGGCTTAATCCTGTTTGAAGGTGGAATGACATTAAAGATTAAGGAAACCAAAAACCTAGGTGGCGTGATATGGAGAATATTAATCTTTGGTACTATCATAACACTTATAGGTGGTGCATTAGCGACCCACTATATCATGGGCTTTAGCTATCGCATTGCTTTTTTATTCGGAGGACTAATCATCGTTTCTGGCCCTACAGTAGTAGGACCGATGCTAAGGAATATTAAACCCAATAATAGAATAAATACAATTCTCAAATGGGAAGGTATATTAATAGATCCTATCGGGGCACTTACAGCCATCTTAATTTTTGACTTTGTCTTATCAGGGCAACCCAACGAGTTATTCACATTTTTCGCATTAAAAGGTTTTATTCTTCTAACATTAGCCGGGTTATTTGTTGGAGGAGTAGCTTCTTTTATCACCATAAAGATGTTGAATGATCGGAATATTTTACCCGAACATTTAAAAAACACCATCATTCTTGGAGCTGTAATTGGCACTTTCGCCTTATCCGATATGTTACATGCAGAATCTGGGTTATTAGCAGTAACGGTATATGGGATGATTATAGGAAACTCTAAAGTTGCATCCCTTAAATCTATATTACATTTCACAGAAGATATTACTGTTATCCTAATCTCTTTCTTGTTTGTTATGCTTTCATCAAGAATGCAGGTGGATGACCTTTTGGCATTAGTCAACACAAAAAGTGCATTATTATTTATCGTTATAATATATGTGATAAGACCTTTAGTTGTGCTAAGTAGTACGATCGGGACATCACTTTCCTGGAGAGAACGAATTTTCATCTCTTATATATCACCAAGAGGGATTGTTGCTGCAGGTGTCGCTTCATTGTTTACTATTAAATTAACAACAGGTAGTGTTCCAATCAATGAAATGCAAGTTGAGGAAGCCAAAATGCTTCTTCCACTAACATTTATGATTATTGTGGGTACAGTAGTGATACAAGGACTTACGGCAAAACCATTAGCAAAAGCATTAAAGGTAACTAGAAAGGAACCTAATGGTATACTATTCTTAGGAGCAAGTGAAGTAGGGCGATTCATTGCTAAAATTCTTAAGAAATACGACATTCCAGTAATGATGTCGGATACTTCAAAACCTAATATTCGAGAAGCCCAGGGACAAGGAATTAAAACTTACGAAGGAAGTATCCTTTCAGAAGGAGCTTTGGAATTTGTTGACTTCTCTGCTTATGGCCAACTTTTCTCGACTACATCAAACGATGAAATCAATATTCTCGGTAATAGAACGATCTCATCAGAATTGGGCATGAACAAAGTTTTTAGACTTGCTTCGAGAAATGAAGTTCGAATGAATACGCTTCAAAAACCCCAACATCTATTATTCCAAGGCAAATACGACTTTATAGGTTTAACACATCTTATACGACGTAAACATATTGTAAAGAATGTTAAATCAGAGCAGTATTATGATCAAGAGGAATCATTAAAATTGTTATCAACATTTGATTTACCAATATTTATACTTCACGCTAATCATTATATCACTCCTGTAACGGATTCTTTAAGTGAAATCAACGAAGGTGATGAAATAATTTACTTAGAATTCACAAATTCGTAA
- a CDS encoding DUF3341 domain-containing protein yields the protein MEKNTNYLVGVFGDQDVLVKAVKALRKKGVKIYEVFTPYPVHFLEDALGYKRSWMPRAAFGFGALGTTCAILLQSWIMGFDWPMIIGGKGFIAIPDFVPITFELTVLFSAFGMAGSFFVSQDLKPHKVPQIFDRRQSDDKHIMAIDLATNSLSEDELKALLQEVGAEEVNNKSFTEKEKKASFLEYVVDLFTKGVTDSARELKG from the coding sequence ATGGAAAAAAACACAAATTATTTAGTAGGCGTTTTTGGTGATCAAGATGTACTTGTTAAAGCGGTAAAAGCTTTAAGAAAGAAAGGTGTGAAAATCTATGAGGTATTCACTCCATATCCAGTTCACTTCTTAGAAGATGCTTTAGGATATAAGCGTTCTTGGATGCCAAGAGCTGCTTTCGGATTCGGTGCTCTAGGTACAACTTGTGCTATCTTATTACAATCTTGGATCATGGGCTTTGATTGGCCAATGATTATCGGTGGTAAAGGATTTATCGCAATTCCTGACTTTGTGCCAATCACATTCGAATTAACAGTATTATTCTCAGCTTTTGGTATGGCGGGTTCGTTCTTCGTATCTCAAGATTTGAAACCTCACAAGGTTCCTCAAATTTTTGACCGTCGTCAATCTGATGATAAACATATTATGGCTATTGACTTAGCTACTAATTCTTTATCAGAAGATGAATTGAAAGCGTTGTTGCAAGAAGTAGGTGCTGAAGAAGTAAACAACAAAAGCTTCACTGAAAAAGAAAAGAAAGCCTCTTTCCTTGAGTATGTTGTTGACTTGTTTACTAAAGGAGTTACCGATTCTGCAAGAGAGTTAAAAGGATAA
- a CDS encoding flagellar basal body-associated FliL family protein, which yields MAHVDVDLKNIQEQFSFEGKLKKNVLLIGGIGVVLFVLGAIFLMMGGGHDDHHAAVEHATEVASVHSGDAHGDAHGGGHHAEFHWYDRIIVDVWMSGVFFTGVALLGFFFFALQYVANSGWPTLIMRVMLNFRQFIPVGGVVLLLTFLVGSHTIFHWTHDGIADPNSPAYDAIIAGKTDFLNTKFFLFRMVLFVSVWTFFGFVLNKITKQEDLDMSGTTKYFRKAQRISVAFLIFFGISESITSWDWIMSIDTHWYSTLFGWYILAGWLVTAVAFMSLFVVTLQEMGYLKHVNENHLHDLGKFLFGFSIFWSYLWFSQFLLIYYANIPEETIYFIDRLRSSTYSPLFFTILITNFLFPFFVLMTRDSKRKTLLMKIVAVVVIFGHFLEYALLIIPGTLKENGGFGLTEIGSGLIFLSIFLYLYFTGLSKGGLIPQNHPMIEESVHHHT from the coding sequence ATGGCACACGTAGATGTAGATCTTAAGAATATTCAAGAACAGTTTTCTTTTGAAGGAAAACTGAAGAAGAACGTGTTGCTCATCGGCGGTATCGGTGTGGTACTGTTTGTGTTGGGTGCAATCTTCTTGATGATGGGCGGTGGTCATGATGATCATCATGCTGCAGTAGAGCATGCAACTGAGGTGGCTTCGGTTCACTCAGGTGACGCTCACGGTGACGCTCATGGCGGTGGACATCACGCTGAATTCCACTGGTATGATCGTATTATTGTTGATGTCTGGATGAGTGGTGTATTCTTCACAGGTGTAGCATTATTAGGATTTTTCTTCTTTGCTCTTCAATATGTTGCTAACTCAGGTTGGCCAACATTAATTATGAGAGTGATGTTGAACTTCCGTCAGTTTATTCCTGTAGGTGGTGTTGTTTTATTACTTACTTTTTTAGTAGGTTCTCATACAATCTTCCACTGGACACACGATGGTATTGCAGATCCTAATTCTCCTGCTTATGATGCGATCATTGCAGGTAAGACGGATTTCTTAAATACTAAATTCTTCTTGTTCAGAATGGTTCTATTCGTTTCTGTTTGGACGTTCTTCGGTTTTGTTCTTAACAAAATCACTAAGCAAGAAGATTTAGACATGTCAGGTACTACAAAGTACTTTAGAAAAGCTCAACGTATTTCAGTTGCTTTCTTAATTTTCTTTGGTATCTCAGAGTCAATCACTTCATGGGATTGGATCATGTCTATTGATACTCACTGGTACTCAACATTATTTGGATGGTATATCCTTGCAGGTTGGTTAGTTACAGCTGTGGCATTTATGTCATTGTTTGTAGTTACTCTACAAGAGATGGGATACTTGAAACATGTAAACGAGAATCACTTACACGATTTAGGTAAGTTCTTGTTTGGTTTCTCAATTTTCTGGTCGTACTTATGGTTCTCTCAATTCTTATTGATTTACTATGCGAACATTCCAGAAGAAACAATCTACTTTATTGATCGTTTGAGAAGCTCAACATATTCTCCTTTATTCTTCACTATCCTAATTACTAACTTCTTGTTCCCATTCTTCGTATTGATGACAAGAGATTCTAAGCGTAAGACTTTATTAATGAAAATTGTTGCTGTAGTAGTAATTTTCGGTCACTTCTTAGAATATGCGTTATTAATCATCCCAGGTACATTGAAGGAAAACGGTGGTTTCGGTCTTACTGAGATCGGTTCAGGTTTAATCTTCCTTTCTATCTTCTTATACTTGTACTTTACAGGTTTAAGCAAAGGCGGTTTAATTCCTCAAAATCACCCAATGATTGAAGAATCGGTTCATCACCATACTTAA
- a CDS encoding alpha/beta hydrolase-fold protein: MKNYYILPFLFILFFGCNSSNKDEITVTWKVELNHPTDKIIHIVGNQEYLGYWNPSVVTMKKVDELHWEFTHSVEKGKLIEFKYALGDWKFQAADGNGVEKQNEEFIAPKKDTTIVTHIPQWTTGEEKKIQGQITGHVKYHKKFHYDGLIDRDIIVWLPPSYNTKKDKRYPVLYMHDGQNIIDPKTSSFGVDWQVDETVDSLIQANQLEEIIIVGSYCTQDRTDDYGDTEKGKLYRKSLAVDLKKFIDDNYRTKTDKQNTLVAGSSMGGLVSFMIAWEYPDVFKGAICMSPAFKYEEFDYINSIIKDPKKDLVLYIDNGGKQVDIVLQPGVEKMEKVLLNKGYKLNKDLFVVVDKQARHSEGDWAKRFPKAIEIFFKKQ, from the coding sequence ATGAAAAATTATTACATACTACCATTCCTTTTCATATTATTCTTTGGCTGTAACTCTTCCAATAAAGATGAGATTACTGTCACATGGAAAGTAGAATTAAACCACCCAACCGATAAAATAATCCATATTGTTGGTAATCAAGAATACCTTGGATATTGGAACCCTTCAGTGGTTACCATGAAAAAGGTGGATGAACTTCATTGGGAATTCACCCACAGTGTTGAAAAAGGTAAATTAATTGAATTTAAATATGCTTTAGGTGATTGGAAATTTCAAGCAGCTGATGGAAATGGTGTCGAAAAACAAAATGAAGAGTTTATTGCTCCTAAAAAGGACACTACGATAGTTACTCATATTCCACAATGGACAACAGGAGAAGAAAAAAAGATACAAGGACAAATTACTGGTCATGTCAAATACCATAAAAAATTTCATTATGATGGTCTAATCGACAGAGATATTATCGTTTGGCTCCCTCCTTCTTACAATACGAAAAAAGATAAAAGGTATCCGGTGCTTTACATGCATGATGGTCAAAATATCATCGACCCTAAAACAAGTTCATTTGGTGTAGACTGGCAGGTTGATGAAACTGTAGACAGTTTAATTCAAGCCAATCAACTTGAAGAAATCATTATCGTCGGCTCCTACTGTACACAAGATAGAACAGATGACTATGGCGATACTGAAAAAGGTAAATTATATCGTAAATCACTCGCTGTTGATCTTAAAAAGTTTATTGATGATAATTATAGAACTAAGACTGATAAGCAAAATACACTAGTAGCAGGATCGTCTATGGGAGGACTGGTCAGTTTTATGATTGCATGGGAATATCCAGATGTATTCAAAGGGGCCATTTGTATGTCACCAGCATTCAAATATGAAGAATTTGATTACATCAACTCCATCATCAAAGATCCTAAAAAAGACCTTGTTTTATATATTGATAACGGTGGAAAACAAGTTGATATCGTTCTTCAACCTGGAGTTGAGAAAATGGAAAAAGTTTTACTAAACAAAGGATATAAGCTCAATAAAGACTTGTTCGTAGTTGTTGATAAACAAGCCAGACATTCCGAAGGAGATTGGGCTAAACGCTTTCCGAAAGCAATAGAAATATTTTTTAAGAAACAATAA
- a CDS encoding c-type cytochrome translates to MRRNKVVMKAIAIGAAALAMTGCKIQGDGNFTGLEYAPQMYHSVPYEPLSQFTYEGIAGGVLEEFYYPDFINSNPYNDYFSKGEKKVINVKDPVAGTVKRQNFTAVTKEAAATPDQELLYYMDISKDQADWAAENLKNPLEATPEVVAQGKHLFTAYCMPCHGEAGDGKGKVGKVYGGVANLKGKSIKKATDGHIFFVITHGKGRMWAHKSQLNPQERWAVVKYVRKLQGN, encoded by the coding sequence ATGCGACGCAATAAAGTTGTAATGAAAGCGATAGCAATTGGTGCAGCAGCATTGGCGATGACAGGATGTAAGATTCAAGGTGACGGTAATTTTACTGGTCTTGAATATGCTCCTCAAATGTACCATTCTGTACCTTACGAGCCGCTTTCTCAGTTCACGTATGAGGGAATCGCGGGTGGCGTTTTGGAAGAGTTCTACTATCCAGACTTCATCAACTCAAACCCTTATAATGATTACTTCTCAAAAGGTGAGAAAAAAGTAATCAACGTTAAAGATCCAGTTGCTGGTACTGTAAAACGTCAAAACTTTACAGCAGTAACTAAGGAGGCTGCAGCTACTCCTGATCAAGAGTTATTATATTATATGGATATCTCAAAAGATCAAGCAGATTGGGCAGCAGAAAACTTGAAAAACCCATTGGAGGCAACTCCAGAGGTAGTAGCTCAAGGTAAGCACCTTTTCACAGCTTACTGTATGCCTTGCCACGGTGAGGCCGGTGACGGTAAAGGTAAAGTAGGAAAAGTGTACGGTGGTGTTGCTAACTTGAAAGGTAAGTCTATCAAGAAAGCCACTGACGGGCATATTTTCTTTGTAATTACTCACGGTAAAGGACGTATGTGGGCTCACAAGTCTCAGCTTAACCCACAAGAGCGTTGGGCTGTCGTGAAATATGTTAGAAAACTTCAAGGTAACTAG
- a CDS encoding OmpP1/FadL family transporter → MYKRINYIIITCLAFIAFTNKVEAQQGNAPFTALGVGKPVEPVSVRNMGMGYTGVGLASYGHSNLLNPATLTYNNLTLFEVGMYVEQRDLVAESQTQQDYGGGLSYMTFAFPVSQRWTMGVGFKPYSVVSYKFSQADTLYAPINGQNIPAGYYGIQNEGKGGINQVYFSNAFRVAKWLSVGLELGYNVGVIEKVTKTELLNGSSDFISARGIRLNYRGLVYKPGIYLSKHFGPKEKGHRINFGGTYTFEQQIGVKRLEDIQTRSTTDLVLNRDTLIVDNSQNATMPSEIAVGISYELVGKLAVAIDYKKQSWSEFVNYDGTSDLYDAFKVGLGFEYTPDYLSASSYWKRLTWRGGFQYGETPYQAYGEKIKEYVVTAGIEFPMGFSSLSVSGEYGWMRSDIQTVSSFEDRHYRLNIGVTINDRWFVRRRIN, encoded by the coding sequence ATGTACAAACGAATTAATTATATCATAATCACTTGCCTTGCATTCATCGCTTTCACTAATAAGGTAGAAGCACAACAAGGTAACGCTCCTTTTACAGCATTAGGAGTAGGTAAACCAGTAGAACCTGTTTCTGTAAGAAATATGGGAATGGGATATACAGGTGTAGGTCTTGCTAGTTATGGTCACTCTAACTTGTTAAACCCTGCAACTCTAACTTACAACAACCTTACTTTATTCGAAGTGGGTATGTATGTGGAACAAAGAGATTTAGTTGCGGAGAGTCAAACACAACAAGATTACGGTGGAGGCCTTAGCTACATGACATTTGCTTTTCCAGTGAGTCAAAGATGGACAATGGGTGTTGGTTTTAAGCCTTACTCTGTTGTTAGTTATAAATTCTCACAAGCAGATACTTTATATGCTCCAATCAACGGACAAAACATTCCTGCTGGATATTACGGTATCCAGAATGAAGGTAAAGGAGGTATTAACCAAGTTTACTTCAGTAATGCTTTTAGAGTAGCAAAATGGCTATCTGTTGGTTTAGAGTTAGGATATAACGTAGGTGTTATTGAAAAAGTAACGAAGACTGAATTGCTAAACGGAAGTAGTGACTTCATTTCAGCAAGAGGTATTCGTCTAAATTATAGAGGGTTGGTTTATAAACCTGGTATCTATCTTTCAAAGCACTTCGGTCCTAAAGAAAAAGGTCATCGTATTAACTTCGGTGGTACATATACTTTTGAGCAACAAATTGGCGTAAAACGTCTAGAGGATATACAAACACGATCGACAACTGATTTAGTATTAAATCGTGATACACTTATTGTTGATAACTCTCAGAATGCAACCATGCCTTCTGAAATCGCAGTAGGTATTAGTTACGAATTAGTCGGAAAATTAGCAGTCGCTATTGATTACAAAAAACAAAGCTGGTCTGAGTTCGTTAATTACGACGGTACCAGTGATTTATACGATGCTTTTAAGGTAGGCCTCGGTTTTGAATACACTCCTGATTATTTATCAGCTTCAAGTTATTGGAAGAGATTGACTTGGAGAGGTGGATTCCAATATGGAGAAACCCCTTATCAAGCATACGGTGAAAAAATTAAAGAGTATGTAGTGACGGCAGGTATTGAGTTCCCAATGGGATTCTCTTCGCTATCAGTATCTGGTGAATACGGATGGATGAGATCTGATATTCAAACTGTCTCTTCGTTTGAAGACCGTCATTATAGATTAAATATAGGTGTAACAATCAATGATCGCTGGTTCGTAAGGCGTCGAATCAACTAA
- the nrfD gene encoding NrfD/PsrC family molybdoenzyme membrane anchor subunit translates to MQIVSKVREPLVTGGKTYKDITEDVCRPVEGNPSMGWFAGMGLSLVLLLAGGYYLGDLLWSGIGRWGLNKTVQWAWDITNFVWWVGIGHAGTLISAVLLLFRQKWRTSINRAAEAMTIFAVICAAIWPVVHMGRPWIGGIWALPLPNTYGSLWVNFNSPLLWDVFAISTYFSVSLVFWFIGLVPDFATIRDRAIKPVPRLIYGMLSMGFNGSAKTWMHYEAVSLILAGLSTPLVLSVHTIVSMDFATSVIPGWHTTIFPPYFVAGAIFSGFAMVLTLMLVTRKLYKLEDYITMEHIEMMSLVVTITGSVVGIAYITEFVIAWYSGVEYEQYAFVNRMTGQYWWAYWSMMACNVISPQVFYVKKLRTNIPFIFFISIVVNIGMWFERFVIIVTSLHRDYLPSSWLYFHPTIYDVMCYVFTFGLFFTLFLAFAKYFPVVNMAEVKSVLKDSDSKVYKSRRTISNEVVPEADRVPVDL, encoded by the coding sequence ATGCAGATTGTATCGAAAGTCCGTGAACCACTGGTAACTGGTGGTAAAACATACAAGGACATAACAGAAGATGTCTGTCGACCAGTAGAAGGTAACCCATCTATGGGATGGTTTGCTGGAATGGGCTTATCGCTTGTTCTTTTACTCGCAGGAGGTTACTATTTAGGTGACTTGTTGTGGTCAGGTATTGGTCGCTGGGGTCTTAACAAGACAGTTCAATGGGCGTGGGATATCACTAACTTCGTATGGTGGGTAGGTATCGGTCACGCAGGTACACTAATCTCAGCGGTATTGTTGTTATTCCGTCAAAAATGGAGAACATCAATTAACCGTGCTGCAGAAGCAATGACAATCTTTGCCGTAATCTGTGCCGCTATCTGGCCAGTAGTACACATGGGTCGTCCTTGGATTGGTGGTATTTGGGCATTACCATTGCCAAACACTTACGGTTCTCTTTGGGTGAACTTTAACTCCCCTTTACTTTGGGACGTATTTGCGATCTCGACGTATTTCTCGGTTTCATTAGTATTCTGGTTCATTGGTTTAGTTCCTGACTTTGCAACTATCCGTGACCGTGCTATTAAGCCAGTTCCTCGTCTGATCTACGGTATGCTTTCAATGGGCTTTAATGGTTCAGCGAAAACATGGATGCACTATGAAGCAGTTTCATTGATCTTAGCAGGTTTATCAACACCTCTAGTACTTTCAGTACACACAATTGTATCAATGGACTTTGCAACGTCAGTAATTCCAGGATGGCATACAACAATCTTCCCTCCTTACTTCGTAGCAGGTGCGATCTTCTCAGGTTTCGCCATGGTACTAACACTAATGTTAGTAACTCGTAAGTTGTACAAGTTGGAAGACTATATCACAATGGAGCACATCGAAATGATGTCACTAGTAGTAACAATTACTGGTTCTGTTGTAGGTATCGCTTATATTACAGAATTCGTTATCGCTTGGTACTCAGGTGTAGAATACGAACAATATGCATTCGTAAACCGTATGACTGGCCAATACTGGTGGGCATACTGGTCAATGATGGCATGTAACGTAATCTCTCCTCAAGTATTCTATGTGAAGAAATTAAGGACTAATATTCCATTTATCTTCTTTATTTCTATCGTAGTAAACATCGGTATGTGGTTCGAACGTTTCGTAATTATCGTAACTTCACTACACCGTGATTACTTACCATCATCATGGTTATACTTCCATCCAACGATTTATGATGTGATGTGTTATGTATTTACTTTTGGATTGTTCTTTACATTGTTCTTAGCATTTGCGAAGTACTTCCCAGTAGTAAACATGGCAGAGGTAAAATCAGTATTGAAAGATTCTGATTCTAAGGTGTACAAGTCTCGTCGTACTATTTCTAACGAAGTAGTTCCTGAGGCAGATAGAGTTCCAGTTGATCTATAA
- a CDS encoding tetratricopeptide repeat protein, protein MNKLATFLLGFLFVAGVAQAQEESTESKDNGLTEQKAADGSVKKGCDARGYCWGENVEEAKSKYTFFSDNMKAKNYSKETLDAFDYLYTNAPYIHKNLYIYGLKLYKSLVSSESKKKDAADKDLIVKYEDMVLKLYDDRGKYFGSADKWESEKGKYLYRYYKDRPDFNDNLPTYYDFYHKIAERDGVKTDDSNMSAYVAIVAKLHVAYKKAVQGFNKDPKTKAQKSAILTANSVIENADGKYTDAQIKEYTAKKTAAEKELVNLEANFEANDPEFKKYKSYNEDWLMDEYDFISEIATKNVEIAEAAKKEKDVKAWSRIQTMADKYIMGMLNIDCDFINNKLGAKFKANPEDLATAKKIVGYSIRKKCMDGPYFLQAAEVVYNAEPTPAYANLISGQYIKKGDTDKAIEWKEKAIELYSEDPAKQAETSIDLAKLYNKKGLKSQARAQAYKAVEYDSNIASEAYTFIGDLYMTSFKQCFESSEDNVQEKGCYLAAYDMYKKAGNSSKMAQAQKQFPTKSDVFTLAAKGYAEGKTINVGCWIGGTTTIRLRP, encoded by the coding sequence ATGAATAAGTTAGCAACTTTTCTATTAGGTTTCTTGTTTGTAGCTGGTGTAGCTCAAGCACAAGAGGAGTCAACTGAGTCAAAAGATAATGGCTTAACAGAACAAAAAGCTGCCGATGGTAGCGTAAAAAAAGGATGTGATGCAAGAGGTTATTGCTGGGGTGAAAATGTAGAGGAAGCAAAATCTAAGTACACTTTCTTCTCAGATAACATGAAAGCAAAAAATTATAGCAAAGAAACGCTAGATGCTTTCGATTACCTTTATACTAACGCTCCATATATCCACAAGAATCTTTATATCTACGGATTAAAATTATATAAATCTTTAGTTTCTTCGGAATCAAAGAAAAAGGATGCAGCGGACAAAGACCTTATCGTTAAGTATGAGGATATGGTTCTTAAATTATATGATGACAGAGGTAAATACTTCGGTTCAGCTGACAAATGGGAATCAGAAAAAGGTAAATACCTTTACAGATATTACAAAGATCGTCCTGACTTTAACGACAACCTTCCTACTTACTACGATTTCTACCACAAAATCGCAGAAAGAGATGGCGTTAAAACTGACGACTCTAACATGTCTGCATACGTTGCTATCGTAGCAAAATTACATGTTGCTTACAAAAAAGCTGTTCAAGGTTTCAACAAAGATCCTAAGACAAAAGCACAAAAATCAGCAATTCTTACTGCAAACTCTGTAATTGAAAATGCTGATGGAAAATATACAGATGCTCAAATCAAAGAATATACTGCTAAGAAAACTGCTGCTGAAAAAGAGTTAGTAAACTTAGAAGCAAACTTTGAAGCAAACGATCCAGAATTCAAAAAATACAAGTCTTACAACGAAGATTGGTTAATGGACGAGTATGATTTCATTTCTGAAATTGCTACTAAAAACGTAGAGATTGCTGAAGCAGCTAAAAAAGAAAAAGACGTAAAAGCATGGTCACGTATCCAAACAATGGCTGACAAGTACATTATGGGTATGTTGAACATTGACTGTGACTTCATCAACAACAAATTAGGTGCTAAATTCAAGGCTAACCCTGAGGATTTAGCAACTGCTAAGAAAATTGTTGGTTACTCTATCCGTAAGAAATGTATGGACGGTCCTTACTTCTTACAAGCTGCAGAGGTTGTTTACAATGCTGAGCCTACTCCAGCATATGCAAACTTAATCTCAGGTCAATACATCAAAAAAGGTGACACTGACAAAGCTATCGAGTGGAAAGAGAAAGCAATCGAATTATATTCTGAAGATCCAGCTAAACAAGCTGAAACTTCTATCGACCTTGCAAAACTTTACAACAAGAAAGGTTTAAAATCTCAAGCTCGCGCACAAGCTTATAAAGCTGTTGAGTACGATTCAAATATTGCTTCTGAAGCTTATACTTTCATTGGTGACTTGTATATGACTTCATTCAAACAATGTTTCGAGTCTTCTGAAGACAACGTACAAGAAAAAGGATGTTACTTAGCTGCGTACGATATGTACAAAAAAGCAGGTAACTCTTCTAAAATGGCTCAAGCTCAAAAGCAATTCCCTACTAAATCTGATGTATTTACATTAGCTGCAAAGGGTTATGCTGAAGGTAAAACAATCAACGTTGGATGTTGGATTGGCGGTACTACAACTATCCGTCTTCGTCCATAA